Proteins found in one Bacteroidota bacterium genomic segment:
- a CDS encoding SusC/RagA family TonB-linked outer membrane protein, translating into MKNLILFLAFFSLFGMQAYAQTIVTGTVSDKEGTIPGVNVSVKGTAQGTTTNQDGSYTVNVPVGSTVLVFSFIGMKTQEITITGGVLNVVMEPSDINLDEVVVTALGISREKKALGYTVQEVSGSELDKRGNSDIVSSLAAKAAGLQVTSSSSNAGAASYMTIRGAASLTGNNQPLFVIDGMPISTEPSYRGGTGQSGYYTSSRSIDLNPDDIASLSVLKGGAATALYGLLASNGVIVITTKKGALDQKMKVKLHSSVGFKQLGKHIELQDKYGQGLNGSWRSKYNGAWGPLLDTTSYSRETVDWANPLLDVDGAIVSKNHPNATGEPVKTFDQYEFFRTGVSYNNNISIEAGNNNSSYYFSIGNLNEEGIAPNNDFDRTTIRLNAETKLTEKVSTGANVMYSHTINNLIREGGTSSGIGIGLYRTPATFNNAAGYKLEDGTQRTYTGVNGTYNNPYWSVYEQFFKDINDRFVGNTFLKAKFNDWMSLSYNVGVDWYQRRFQEISNWNSQGRLKGYLRERSEHHMMFNSDLILSIKKKINEDLGFNLNLGQNMYQQSYRYLTAYTADLSIPGLYNLDNTSKQTAGNGTTEYRTAAIFADLSIDYKNMLYFGATLRNEWSTTMPEDNLSALFPSFSGSFLFSELPQLKDNKILTFGKLRASWAKTANIADPYRTSSYYGSGSADDYYTAGISFPFLGTAGYTVGNTVGNPNLRHETQTSFEIGTELKFLENRIGLDVSYFFNENIDLLLPVTIAAASGYTNMYLNAASMESKGIELSIYAVPVKIKEFQWDIRLNFTKMKNPVTGLAKDVSYVTLNGDTKAQINAAVGQDYATIYGFDWYRDANGNILINDDPTDTHPDGFPWTNKTSTVPLGKVNPDWTMNIYNTLTYKGFELTALIDIKSGGYVNNGTRFNLNYYGQTIETLDRSTPTVFEGVYGHLDANGNVVSTGVVNTTEVIKDQSWYRGENSFTSGGAASQAVEDASWVKLRELTLSYTFNKAMLSKLKLQGLEVYATGNNLIVSTPYKGGDPEVSVYGATNGQGFDYFASPAAKSYLFGIKLTF; encoded by the coding sequence ATGAAAAATTTAATCTTATTTCTGGCATTCTTTTCGCTCTTCGGAATGCAGGCTTACGCTCAAACAATCGTTACCGGTACAGTTAGCGACAAGGAAGGAACAATTCCTGGTGTTAACGTATCTGTAAAAGGAACAGCGCAAGGAACGACAACCAACCAGGATGGTTCATACACTGTGAATGTCCCGGTTGGATCTACTGTCCTGGTTTTCTCTTTTATTGGGATGAAAACACAGGAAATTACAATTACAGGTGGAGTTCTAAATGTAGTTATGGAACCGAGTGACATCAATCTTGATGAGGTTGTTGTCACGGCACTTGGTATTTCACGTGAAAAAAAGGCACTAGGATATACAGTCCAGGAAGTGAGTGGGTCGGAGTTAGATAAAAGGGGCAATAGTGATATTGTATCCTCACTCGCGGCAAAGGCTGCAGGGCTCCAGGTTACCAGTTCATCCAGTAATGCAGGAGCTGCATCTTATATGACTATTCGGGGTGCTGCTTCACTTACCGGAAACAACCAACCCTTATTTGTCATCGATGGGATGCCAATAAGCACAGAACCTTCTTATCGGGGTGGTACGGGTCAGTCGGGTTATTATACATCATCGAGAAGTATTGACCTTAACCCCGACGATATTGCATCTTTAAGCGTACTAAAAGGGGGTGCTGCAACAGCGCTTTATGGACTGCTGGCTTCCAATGGGGTTATTGTAATAACAACCAAAAAGGGAGCCCTTGACCAAAAAATGAAAGTTAAACTTCACTCTTCAGTGGGATTTAAGCAACTTGGGAAGCATATCGAATTGCAAGATAAATACGGACAAGGATTAAATGGAAGCTGGCGTAGTAAATACAACGGTGCTTGGGGTCCATTATTGGATACCACTAGCTATTCGAGAGAAACAGTCGATTGGGCAAATCCTTTGCTTGATGTTGATGGTGCTATTGTAAGTAAAAATCATCCGAATGCAACCGGTGAGCCTGTAAAAACATTTGACCAATATGAATTTTTCCGAACAGGTGTTTCGTACAATAACAATATTAGTATAGAGGCAGGCAATAATAATTCATCCTATTACTTCTCCATTGGAAATTTGAATGAAGAAGGGATTGCCCCAAATAATGATTTTGACAGAACGACCATCAGGCTAAATGCTGAAACAAAACTGACCGAAAAAGTCAGTACGGGCGCTAATGTGATGTACTCACACACGATCAATAACCTAATCAGAGAAGGTGGAACCAGTTCAGGTATAGGAATAGGCCTGTACAGAACACCAGCAACATTTAATAATGCTGCTGGTTATAAGCTTGAAGATGGTACTCAAAGAACATATACCGGAGTTAATGGAACCTATAATAATCCCTACTGGTCCGTATATGAACAATTTTTTAAAGATATTAACGACAGGTTTGTCGGTAATACTTTTCTAAAAGCAAAATTTAACGACTGGATGTCTTTATCCTACAATGTAGGGGTTGATTGGTACCAAAGAAGATTTCAGGAAATTTCAAATTGGAACAGTCAGGGCAGGTTGAAAGGTTATTTGAGGGAGCGGTCAGAACATCATATGATGTTTAATTCGGACTTGATCTTAAGTATTAAGAAGAAAATCAATGAAGACTTGGGATTTAATTTAAATCTTGGACAGAACATGTACCAACAAAGTTATAGGTACCTTACTGCTTATACCGCCGATCTTTCCATACCGGGTTTATATAATCTGGATAACACAAGCAAACAGACTGCAGGAAATGGTACAACCGAATATAGGACCGCTGCAATATTTGCTGATCTGAGTATTGATTATAAGAATATGCTCTACTTCGGAGCTACACTGCGTAACGAATGGTCAACAACCATGCCTGAAGATAATCTTTCAGCACTTTTCCCATCCTTTAGTGGATCTTTCCTGTTTTCTGAATTACCTCAACTGAAGGATAACAAAATACTTACTTTTGGAAAATTAAGGGCTTCATGGGCGAAAACCGCTAATATAGCTGATCCTTACAGGACTTCTTCTTATTATGGTTCCGGAAGCGCGGATGATTATTATACCGCCGGAATTTCTTTCCCTTTCTTAGGAACAGCAGGATATACAGTAGGAAACACAGTTGGCAATCCAAATTTAAGACATGAAACCCAGACTTCTTTTGAAATCGGGACCGAACTGAAATTTTTGGAAAATAGAATTGGATTGGATGTGTCATATTTCTTTAATGAAAACATCGACCTGCTTCTTCCGGTTACCATTGCTGCCGCTTCAGGTTATACAAATATGTATCTAAATGCTGCATCAATGGAAAGCAAAGGAATTGAACTCAGTATTTATGCAGTTCCGGTAAAAATCAAGGAATTTCAGTGGGATATAAGATTAAATTTCACAAAAATGAAAAACCCTGTAACAGGTTTAGCCAAAGATGTTAGCTATGTAACACTTAACGGCGATACCAAAGCACAGATTAATGCTGCTGTTGGACAGGATTATGCTACTATTTACGGATTCGATTGGTATCGCGATGCTAACGGCAATATTCTAATTAATGATGATCCGACGGATACCCATCCTGATGGATTCCCATGGACAAATAAGACCTCCACTGTACCTCTGGGTAAAGTAAATCCTGATTGGACCATGAATATATATAATACCTTGACTTATAAAGGTTTTGAGTTAACTGCATTGATTGATATCAAAAGTGGTGGATATGTGAACAACGGAACCAGATTCAATTTGAACTATTACGGACAAACCATTGAAACGCTTGACCGATCAACTCCTACCGTTTTCGAAGGTGTTTACGGGCATTTAGATGCAAACGGTAATGTTGTATCCACCGGTGTAGTTAACACAACCGAAGTAATAAAAGATCAAAGCTGGTACAGAGGCGAAAATAGTTTCACGAGTGGAGGTGCCGCATCACAGGCAGTTGAAGATGCAAGTTGGGTTAAGTTGAGAGAGCTTACCTTGTCTTATACCTTTAATAAAGCAATGCTTTCAAAATTGAAATTACAAGGACTTGAAGTTTATGCTACCGGAAACAATTTAATTGTATCAACTCCTTATAAAGGGGGTGATCCTGAAGTCAGTGTTTATGGAGCTACAAACGGACAAGGTTTTGATTATTTCGCAAGCCCGGCAGCTAAATCGTATCTTTTCGGTATAAAACTTACATTCTAA
- the pgsW gene encoding poly-gamma-glutamate system protein translates to MRNLSLNIRLLIVFSTLLIGFMISNFLFTTNKNSVYEKEMHQAVDLTKKWFGIIKNQKENRGIHSDAVSNIPYSFLLGNDFTTITTTLGSLNAKEISTNPDFSALIVRLIKKAGIKESAKVGVILSGSFPSLSIAALAALQTLNLGAVITSSLGASSYGANQETATWIDMENWLIDDGGLKYHSEIVSKGAENDIGSGLSEEGNVFLEDAAKRNDRTLYSPQNLTQAITDRVDLFVSNNISLLINIGGNQAALGSCTHAVSIPNGFNKNITLCDDKDRGVIQEINAMGIPVINLLNIKELANRYEMDISPGIQYSASNKLFNEKRTNKTILSITLLVSLFCLIVSVPRKMKT, encoded by the coding sequence ATGAGAAACCTTTCTCTAAATATTAGGTTATTGATTGTTTTCAGCACTTTGCTGATAGGATTCATGATTTCAAATTTTTTGTTTACCACAAACAAGAACAGTGTGTATGAAAAAGAAATGCATCAGGCAGTCGATCTTACCAAAAAATGGTTCGGTATCATAAAGAATCAAAAGGAGAACAGAGGGATTCATTCGGACGCAGTTTCAAACATTCCTTACAGCTTTTTATTGGGTAACGATTTCACAACGATCACAACCACATTAGGTTCGTTGAATGCCAAAGAGATTTCAACGAACCCTGACTTTTCTGCTTTAATTGTACGATTGATAAAGAAAGCGGGTATTAAAGAAAGCGCTAAAGTAGGTGTCATTTTATCCGGATCTTTTCCTTCACTATCTATTGCTGCGTTGGCAGCTTTGCAGACTTTAAACCTTGGGGCGGTCATTACAAGTTCTCTGGGTGCTTCATCGTATGGTGCCAATCAGGAGACAGCCACATGGATTGATATGGAAAACTGGTTAATTGATGATGGTGGCTTGAAATATCATTCTGAAATTGTTTCAAAAGGAGCCGAAAATGATATCGGGTCAGGGCTGAGTGAAGAAGGGAATGTGTTTTTGGAAGATGCAGCGAAAAGAAATGACCGAACACTATACTCGCCTCAAAATCTAACTCAGGCCATAACGGATCGGGTTGATCTGTTTGTATCAAATAATATTTCATTACTCATAAATATTGGGGGTAATCAGGCTGCATTAGGAAGTTGTACCCATGCTGTTTCCATTCCGAATGGGTTTAACAAAAATATCACGTTATGCGATGATAAGGATAGGGGTGTAATTCAGGAAATCAATGCGATGGGCATTCCGGTCATTAATCTTTTAAATATTAAAGAATTGGCTAATAGATACGAAATGGATATTTCTCCCGGGATTCAATATTCAGCCTCAAACAAGCTTTTCAATGAAAAACGTACCAATAAAACCATACTTTCAATCACCTTACTGGTTAGCCTATTTTGTTTAATTGTATCAGTACCACGGAAAATGAAAACTTAA
- a CDS encoding aspartate/glutamate racemase family protein, whose translation MKKHLLISTLFLILLCSNTKAQTTSVNSLFEKDSITVVITDSGLGGLSVLAEMEKNMRNSGHFAKINLVFANALFNETGGYNALTNRNEKVETFNMVLNGISKKYKPDLILIACNTLSTIYEETNFAKTAIIPIIGIVDIGVLEIKKKLDQNANSKVLIFGTETTIEEDSYRSQLVEQGISNARIVSQACPQLQNYIENNPLGEDTEILIMSYVDEALAKGTYPKDSIYASLNCTHFGYSKKIWTEAFNYSEIEPLAIINPNVQMAEILLNKKFENRFINTAIDIHVVSKVNINDESVQSISGILKEQSIAASLALINYQKVLDLF comes from the coding sequence ATGAAAAAGCATCTCTTAATCAGTACCCTTTTTTTAATTCTTCTTTGCTCAAATACGAAGGCTCAAACTACTTCTGTCAACTCATTATTCGAAAAAGATAGTATCACCGTCGTAATAACCGATTCAGGTTTAGGTGGACTTTCTGTTTTGGCAGAGATGGAAAAAAATATGCGAAATTCCGGGCATTTTGCAAAAATCAACTTAGTATTTGCAAATGCGCTTTTCAATGAAACCGGAGGCTACAATGCGCTTACAAATCGAAATGAAAAAGTCGAAACATTCAACATGGTCTTGAATGGAATAAGTAAAAAATATAAACCTGATTTAATTCTAATTGCCTGCAACACGCTGTCAACAATTTATGAAGAAACCAATTTTGCAAAAACTGCCATCATCCCAATAATCGGGATTGTTGATATTGGCGTGTTAGAAATCAAAAAGAAGTTGGATCAAAATGCAAATTCAAAAGTATTAATTTTTGGCACCGAAACTACCATCGAAGAAGACAGCTATCGTTCTCAACTGGTTGAACAAGGTATTTCAAATGCACGGATTGTGTCACAAGCCTGCCCTCAATTGCAAAATTACATAGAGAATAATCCTTTAGGGGAGGATACAGAAATTCTTATCATGTCATACGTAGATGAGGCGCTTGCAAAGGGTACTTACCCAAAAGATAGCATTTACGCGAGTTTAAATTGTACCCATTTTGGCTACTCGAAAAAAATATGGACTGAAGCATTTAATTATTCAGAAATTGAACCTCTGGCCATCATTAATCCCAATGTGCAAATGGCCGAGATTCTATTAAATAAAAAATTCGAAAATAGATTTATCAATACTGCGATTGATATTCATGTGGTTTCAAAAGTAAACATCAATGACGAAAGCGTACAATCAATTTCCGGTATTCTTAAAGAACAATCAATCGCTGCTTCTTTAGCACTGATTAATTATCAAAAAGTATTAGACCTGTTTTAA
- a CDS encoding sigma-54 dependent transcriptional regulator, producing the protein MDNEKKILIVDDEASMRRNIVDLLSMKGYSLLEAKTGEEAIDMIESTTLDILILDINLPNMSGLEVLKLTKNNYPELPCIMLTAYGTSEKAIEAMKLGAFDYMEKPFELEEFIMIIERALKHSELLKELKQLRSKVSSSKSEEGSKIISKNSKMQEIFKTIGRISATDASVLIQGESGTGKELIADAIQRHSHLTDKPYVKINCGALSESLLESEIFGHEKGSFSGAESQRKGLFELANEGTVFLDEVNSMPPSLQVRLLRIIQGQSFFRVGGTTPLKVNVRIIAATNKDIEDEVKAGRFREDLYYRLNVARINIPPLRDRPDDIHVLIDYFFQKYSPTQKLILQEDSLQNILDYHWPGNVRELENTIHRASIMTTDNIIRIDKLPHETNRRTNLNATLQSYLNDKYSFKSIIADIEKKLLTEALKINNYNQSKTADYLKMNRRLLYSKVNEHSIIIK; encoded by the coding sequence ATGGATAACGAGAAGAAAATACTAATTGTAGATGATGAGGCTTCCATGCGTCGGAATATTGTTGACCTACTTTCGATGAAAGGATATTCACTGTTAGAAGCGAAAACAGGTGAAGAAGCCATTGATATGATCGAAAGTACAACATTGGACATTTTAATTCTGGATATAAATCTGCCAAATATGAGCGGGTTAGAGGTTTTGAAGCTCACGAAAAATAATTATCCTGAGTTACCTTGTATCATGCTTACCGCTTATGGAACGAGTGAAAAAGCAATTGAAGCGATGAAATTGGGTGCTTTTGATTATATGGAAAAACCTTTCGAGCTGGAAGAGTTTATCATGATCATCGAAAGAGCGCTTAAGCATAGTGAATTGCTTAAAGAGTTAAAGCAACTGCGTTCTAAGGTTTCCAGTTCTAAGTCAGAAGAGGGTTCTAAGATCATTTCGAAGAATTCAAAAATGCAGGAGATTTTTAAAACCATTGGTCGGATTTCTGCAACTGATGCTTCCGTGCTTATACAAGGCGAAAGCGGGACCGGTAAAGAACTCATAGCCGATGCCATTCAACGACATTCTCATCTGACCGACAAACCTTATGTTAAAATTAACTGTGGTGCCTTATCTGAATCATTGCTTGAGAGTGAAATCTTTGGTCATGAGAAAGGATCATTTTCAGGGGCCGAATCACAACGGAAGGGACTTTTTGAATTGGCAAATGAAGGAACGGTCTTTCTAGACGAGGTGAATAGTATGCCACCGTCATTGCAGGTTCGTCTGCTCAGAATAATACAAGGACAATCTTTTTTCAGAGTCGGGGGTACTACACCTTTAAAGGTAAACGTGAGGATTATAGCAGCCACCAATAAGGATATTGAAGATGAAGTTAAGGCAGGAAGATTCAGGGAAGATTTGTATTACCGGCTTAATGTTGCCCGGATCAATATCCCTCCATTAAGGGATCGCCCGGATGACATCCATGTGTTGATCGACTACTTTTTCCAAAAGTATAGCCCCACTCAAAAACTGATTTTGCAGGAGGATAGTTTGCAAAACATACTCGATTATCATTGGCCCGGAAATGTGCGCGAACTGGAAAATACCATTCATAGGGCATCTATTATGACAACCGATAATATTATCAGAATTGATAAACTACCTCACGAAACAAACAGACGTACCAATCTCAATGCAACTTTACAATCATACTTAAATGATAAATATTCGTTTAAAAGTATAATTGCAGATATTGAAAAGAAATTATTGACCGAAGCATTAAAAATCAATAATTATAATCAATCAAAAACTGCCGACTACTTAAAAATGAATAGAAGATTGCTTTATTCAAAGGTTAATGAACATTCAATCATCATAAAATGA
- the pgsC gene encoding poly-gamma-glutamate biosynthesis protein PgsC: MITEIFLIGLVVGFLFYELVGISPGGVVAPAYLALYIYQPEKIAMTILLSLIILIVIRTLSKHLIIYGRRKLLLALLLSFALKLLIDSYIQPISAIKFDLQSIGYIIPGLIASEMTRQRIVPTLLSLGIVCLLTYQISQFL, translated from the coding sequence TCTTTTATGAATTGGTAGGAATATCTCCGGGTGGAGTTGTTGCGCCTGCCTACCTGGCACTTTACATTTATCAGCCCGAAAAAATCGCAATGACCATTTTGTTGTCATTAATTATTTTAATTGTTATTAGAACCCTTTCCAAACATCTCATTATTTATGGCAGGAGAAAATTACTGCTTGCCTTGCTTTTAAGTTTTGCACTCAAATTATTAATCGATAGCTACATTCAGCCAATAAGTGCAATTAAGTTCGATCTGCAATCAATCGGCTATATCATTCCAGGGTTAATTGCCAGCGAAATGACCCGTCAAAGAATAGTGCCAACCTTGCTTTCGCTTGGCATTGTTTGTTTGTTAACCTATCAAATATCCCAATTTTTATGA
- a CDS encoding SusD/RagB family nutrient-binding outer membrane lipoprotein, with amino-acid sequence MKSLYKLNIAFLVIFTLFITGCEKWIDPKMNINPDVPSDVPMDLLVPTMELSMSYQLGGIRAVKTTNIFMQQLNGVARQSAGEANYILGPTDVDDLWRRLYYQSMMDATKIIQKAAEANSPHYAGVAKVCMALSLGTLTNLFGDLPYTEAFQGDEGLITPVYNTQQEIYATIDDLLAQAITDLGSTTNTTALAGDIIYSNNKTSWIKAANAIRARYALNKKDYTNAIAYVNSSFGSSDKFVMNFGTANTEAGPMYQYATVSSYKNDIKMCKTFIDKLAATSDPRLSFYAKALSGKYVGSPAGSEITSASTLGTYNNSASAPVVLSSYAEMQFIKAECLFKQASPDAAGAAAAYKAAVASSVLAVTGNANTTWLNTNINIEDATTITLEKIIEQKYLAMYSTVVPYDDYRRTGYPALTPVAGAGPIPARFPYPQTEISYNPNCPVIVDNNQKLWIFQ; translated from the coding sequence ATGAAAAGTTTATATAAATTAAATATAGCATTTCTGGTAATATTCACTTTGTTTATTACCGGATGTGAAAAATGGATAGATCCGAAAATGAATATTAATCCGGATGTTCCATCAGATGTGCCCATGGATTTGTTGGTTCCAACGATGGAGCTCTCAATGTCCTATCAACTTGGAGGGATCAGGGCTGTTAAAACCACCAATATTTTTATGCAGCAACTGAATGGTGTTGCAAGACAATCAGCCGGGGAAGCAAATTATATTTTGGGACCTACTGATGTTGATGACTTATGGAGGAGATTGTATTACCAATCAATGATGGATGCAACTAAGATCATTCAAAAAGCAGCAGAAGCAAATTCGCCACATTATGCAGGTGTTGCAAAAGTATGTATGGCTTTGAGCCTTGGAACACTAACGAATTTATTTGGAGATTTGCCATATACTGAAGCATTTCAAGGTGATGAGGGATTAATAACACCTGTTTATAACACGCAACAAGAAATCTATGCTACAATTGATGATCTCCTGGCACAAGCAATCACGGACCTTGGTTCAACAACAAACACCACTGCACTTGCCGGGGATATTATTTACAGTAATAATAAAACATCATGGATAAAAGCGGCCAATGCAATCAGGGCAAGATATGCACTTAACAAAAAGGACTACACTAATGCAATTGCTTATGTCAACAGTTCCTTTGGCTCTTCTGATAAGTTTGTAATGAACTTTGGGACAGCAAATACAGAAGCAGGGCCGATGTATCAGTATGCAACTGTATCTTCATATAAAAATGACATAAAAATGTGTAAAACATTTATTGATAAACTTGCAGCAACTTCTGACCCCAGATTATCATTCTATGCTAAAGCACTAAGTGGAAAATATGTAGGAAGTCCGGCAGGTTCGGAAATTACAAGCGCATCAACACTCGGAACCTATAATAACAGTGCATCAGCACCGGTTGTGTTAAGTTCATATGCCGAAATGCAGTTTATAAAAGCAGAATGTTTATTTAAGCAAGCCTCTCCTGATGCTGCAGGAGCTGCCGCTGCCTATAAAGCCGCAGTCGCTTCATCGGTACTTGCAGTTACCGGAAACGCTAATACCACTTGGCTGAATACAAATATCAATATTGAGGATGCCACTACTATTACACTCGAAAAAATTATCGAGCAGAAATATCTGGCAATGTACTCGACCGTGGTGCCTTACGATGATTATCGAAGAACGGGATACCCTGCACTTACACCTGTAGCCGGTGCCGGTCCGATTCCTGCAAGGTTTCCTTATCCGCAAACTGAAATTTCATACAACCCTAATTGTCCTGTAATCGTTGACAATAATCAGAAATTATGGATTTTTCAGTAA